The Phaeocystidibacter marisrubri genomic interval GTGAGAATGGAGGTTCACTATTCTCGACCTTCTAAGAAAGGCCGTCAAATTTTTGGATCACTTGTTCCGTACGGGGAAACTTGGAGAACTGGTGCCAATGAGGTGACCACGTTTGAATCCAATATAGATCTACTGGTGAATGGAAAGCGGTTACCAGCGGGAAAGTACTCCTTGTGGACCATCCCAAATCCCAATGAATGGATTGTGATTTTCAATACGAAAAACAGTGGCTGGGGAGTAGATATGAATGGAAAAGCATCGAGAGACGCTCAGTTTGATATGCTGACGGTGATATCACGACCTCAAACTACGTACGGAATACAAGACACGTTCGCGATTGACTTATCGAGTTCGAACATGAGCTTAAAATGGGATCAAGTGAAAGTTGATGTAACACTTGATCCCGTTTTTATGGATTAGACCTGTTCCAAAGCGTTACGAACATCCTCGATCAAATCATCGGGGTGTTCCAAACCAACACTGAGTCGAACAAGGTTAGCGGCAATTCCGTATTTCTCTTTGTCTTCTTGGGCTACATCGGCGTGCGTCATCGTAGCAGGATGTTCCGCAAGCGACTCCGTTGAGCCTAGTGATACGGCGAGTTTCACCATTTTCAAACCATTCAAAAATTTGAATGCTTGAGCTTCACCACCTTTGATGTTGAAGGCCATCATGGCACCATTGCTCGTAAACTGCTCCTCACGGATTTTACCTTCGCGCTCGTTGCGCTCGCTAGCGTACTTGAGGTAATGAACAACTTCTACCTTTGGATGCTCTTTCAACCAATCGGCAACGATTTCGGCCGTTTGAGCTTGACGTTCCATTCGGATAGAAAGTGTTTCTAAACTTCTCATCAGCAACCAGCTGTTGAATGGAGACCCCATATTGCCCAAGAATGTTCTCAAAGTTTTGATGCGTGTAATCAATTCGGCTGAACCTACCGCAGCACCAGCAACAACATCGCTGTGCCCACCGATGTACTTGGTAGCAGAATACAGAACAAGGTCGGCTCCAAACTCACTCGGCTTGCAGAATACAGGTCCCATGTACGTGTTGTCCACAATCAGTGGAACCTTCTTTTCACCGGTTTCAAAGTGCTTTGCTACGCGCTTTGAATTTTTGATACAGATTAGCTCTGTAGTTGGATTAGCTGGGGTTTCGATGTAAACCGCTGCAACGCGATCTGACCAGCCTTTGGCTTCAATTCGGGCAATGACCTCTTCGTGACTCTCTCCTGGATCCATACCCAATGAATCGATACCGTACTTTGGAAGTACGTGGTGAATGAAGTGGTCGGTTCCTCCATAAAGCGGTGCACTATGGATAAGTACACTGTGAGGAGGTAGCAATTCCAAAAGTGTAGTAGAAATAGCAGCCATACCAGATTCGAATACGGCACCTGCTTCTGCGTTTTCCCAAAGGGTAAGACGATCTTCGAGAATTTCCAAGTTAGGGTTATTCAATCGACTGTAAATCAAACCTGTTGATTCAGCTGGATCTTTTTCACGAAGACCATAGGCTACTTCGAAGAAACGCTTTCCTTCTTCGGCTGTCTTGAAAACAAAGGTTGTGGTTTGAAAGATGGGAGGCTTAACTGATCCTTCTGATAACATGGGATCGTAACCGTACGACATCATTTCACTCTCTGGGAAACGCTTACTCATGGGGTAGAGTTTAAATTTATCCTGTGTATAGCAAAGGTATTGGTATATATTTCTGGATGAATTTTAATTGGGTAGAAGATTCATCTATAAATGGCTAGTTTTGCTACGTATTTAGAATATTTCACTGCCATGGATTCCATAGATCTCAAGTTGATTGCCTTATTGAAAAAGGACGCCAAGATGACCGTAGCTCAGTTAGCGTCGGAGCTTAACCGCTCTCCGACACCTATCTATGAGAGAATCAAAAAGTTAGAAAAGACTGGAGTAATTAGAGGATATACCGCCATTATAGATGGTGTGAAATTGGGAAGAACACTTACTGCCTTTTGCGAAGTGACATTGAAAACTCATGAAGCTGAGCATTTAAAGGCGTTTGAAGCCAAGATCCTAGAGTTAGATGACGTTGTAGAGTGTCACCATATTGCAGGATCTTTCGATTATCTCCTTAAAATATTGGTCAGCGATATTTCCCATTACCAGCGCTTCGTAACCGAGAAATTAACTAGTGTTCCTTATATCGCTCGTTTACAATCCGCTTTTGCTTTAAGCGAGATTAAAGGGACGTGGTCTAAGGTAGTGCAATGACGATGTGAATGGAGTAGTCATTGTCGGAATTAGGAAAGCACACTTTATTTGAGCCCTGTTGTGAAAAGCAAGCAAAGAGAATAGCGAGGGACCACGCGAAAGGATTCGCGCGGTAGTTCTGGGCAGCAGGCTTGAGGTCCATCTACGTCTAAAACCCCGCAAACCCCGCAAACTCCTTAAACCTCAAACCTCAAACCTCAAACCTCAAACTCTCAAACCTCTCAACCTCATTTCCAACCCTTCCGCACGAATCCATTAGTGCAAAACTTAGTAGTCACTAGCTGTTTTCGTTGGAATTAGTGAAGCACACTCCATTTGAGCCCTATTGTGAAAAGCACGCAAGAGAATGGTCAGGGGCCACGCGAAAGGATTCGCACGGTAGTTCAGGGTAGTATGGCCTGTGGTAGTAACCACCTACGCCTTAAACCCCTTAAACCCCGTAAACCTCTAAAACCCCTTAAACCCCTAAAACGCCTAAAACTTCTACCCACCCAAAACCCCCAACCCTTCCATCTTTTTCCTTAAATTGACCTACTACCTATGAAAAAACTGTGGACACATCTATTGGGAGTGGATGATGGTCTGCCAACGCGGGGAATTGTCTTTAATGCTACGGTTCTCTCCGTGGCTGGACTATTAATCCTTTTTTTACCCTTGTTAATATGGATAGAGCTGTATGAGATCGCCATTGTAGATGGCCTCGTGATGGTTATGCTCATACTGGCTTGGACAATTTCGCGATTCTTCGGTCTCACCAATTTGGGATTGATGATTGTCGTCTTTAGTTCAGTAGTAGGTGTGATCTATTCATTTATCGCAAAAGGGGGGATTAATGGACCTGCTTATGTACTTGCCCTCGTTTCCTTTGTGGCGGTTATAGGTTTGGTGCATGAAAAGTATCAGATTTGGGTTTATGCAGGACATTTGATCTTGCTCGCCGGCATGTTTTATTACGATTATGCTACCCCCGTAGATCAAGAGGTGTATTCAAGTGTAGAAAATGAATACATCGACTTCTTTTTTACTAGCGGCATTAGTTTAACCATCGTTTTTGTCCTGTATTCGCGCACGATCAATGGATACCAAAGATCTTTAGAATCCCTACAGGAGAAAAGTTTGCAGAATACAACTCTTACTCAATCATTGGAGAAGAGCAATGCGGAGAAAGACCGACTCTTTTCTGTGCTTGCGCATGATATCCGTAGTCCTATGGCGAGTATTGAAGGAGCGATGGAGTTGATCAGCAACGACAGATTAAACAAGGAAGAGGTAGTGGAGTTGTCCAAGGAGCTCTTGGATATGACGCGAAGCACTATGTTCCTGGTTGAAAACCTACTGTATTGGTCGAGGAATGAATTGGGGGCAGATGTGGTTGTGAAAGATCACTTCTATTTGGAAGATGTATTCCGTCAGATTAGATCCATGTTTTATCCTCTTGCCAAACAGAAAAAGGTTCAATTGAATTTCAATATCACACCGGGTATCTACCTTGAGAATCACAGAAATGCGATGGAAGTGATTTTTAGAAACGTGGTCCACAACGCGATAAAATTTAGTCCGAAGGGCGGTGCTGTAGAGGTTTACACCAAGCGAAGGGACAATCATGTTCTTCTGTTTATTGAAGACGAAGGGAAGGGACTATCTCCGGAAGCTTTTTACTCAGATCAAGCAATCCCCTCTAGCTCAGGGACATCTGGTGAAATGGGGTCGGGTTTAGGATTGAGAATCACTAAAACGCTATCATCCAAACTAGAGATTCCCGTTTATGTCACTACTCCCATTTCAGGGGGAACGCGATTCTGTTTTGAGCTGTCAAGCATCCAGCCCTCTTAATTCTCATTCAAAAGCTCCCCTCTGGGAACGTGTTTTTGATAGGTGAATACGCTTCCATCACTATACTGAATGGTGAGGTTCTCTTCATTCCTTGAGAAGAATAGTATCATCTTCAAGTATCCACAATCCGTATTCAATAGGTCCTTTGCTGTGCGACCATTTATCGAATAAATGATTTTTTCCATTTCAGCTCCATCTTGATGGGCTTGGGATTGAAGATTCAGATTGGCAACATATAATGTAGAATCTCTCAAACCAGGCACGAATCCATATGAACGGCTGAGGACAGCGTCACTCTCAGCTTCCCCAAGATAGAGTCGTTCATTCTGACCATCAATAATAAAGTGCCTATTTCCAAAGGCGCTCATTCCAATTTTGCGCTCTACTTTATCACTGAAATCAACATTGGAGAGCAGGGGGAT includes:
- a CDS encoding DUF2911 domain-containing protein produces the protein MKKAFRRILLVLFSVLILVTGFFYYLRYQTKQASPEAVELYEEDGVRMEVHYSRPSKKGRQIFGSLVPYGETWRTGANEVTTFESNIDLLVNGKRLPAGKYSLWTIPNPNEWIVIFNTKNSGWGVDMNGKASRDAQFDMLTVISRPQTTYGIQDTFAIDLSSSNMSLKWDQVKVDVTLDPVFMD
- a CDS encoding cystathionine gamma-synthase family protein, yielding MSKRFPESEMMSYGYDPMLSEGSVKPPIFQTTTFVFKTAEEGKRFFEVAYGLREKDPAESTGLIYSRLNNPNLEILEDRLTLWENAEAGAVFESGMAAISTTLLELLPPHSVLIHSAPLYGGTDHFIHHVLPKYGIDSLGMDPGESHEEVIARIEAKGWSDRVAAVYIETPANPTTELICIKNSKRVAKHFETGEKKVPLIVDNTYMGPVFCKPSEFGADLVLYSATKYIGGHSDVVAGAAVGSAELITRIKTLRTFLGNMGSPFNSWLLMRSLETLSIRMERQAQTAEIVADWLKEHPKVEVVHYLKYASERNEREGKIREEQFTSNGAMMAFNIKGGEAQAFKFLNGLKMVKLAVSLGSTESLAEHPATMTHADVAQEDKEKYGIAANLVRLSVGLEHPDDLIEDVRNALEQV
- a CDS encoding Lrp/AsnC family transcriptional regulator, coding for MASFATYLEYFTAMDSIDLKLIALLKKDAKMTVAQLASELNRSPTPIYERIKKLEKTGVIRGYTAIIDGVKLGRTLTAFCEVTLKTHEAEHLKAFEAKILELDDVVECHHIAGSFDYLLKILVSDISHYQRFVTEKLTSVPYIARLQSAFALSEIKGTWSKVVQ
- a CDS encoding sensor histidine kinase, with product MKKLWTHLLGVDDGLPTRGIVFNATVLSVAGLLILFLPLLIWIELYEIAIVDGLVMVMLILAWTISRFFGLTNLGLMIVVFSSVVGVIYSFIAKGGINGPAYVLALVSFVAVIGLVHEKYQIWVYAGHLILLAGMFYYDYATPVDQEVYSSVENEYIDFFFTSGISLTIVFVLYSRTINGYQRSLESLQEKSLQNTTLTQSLEKSNAEKDRLFSVLAHDIRSPMASIEGAMELISNDRLNKEEVVELSKELLDMTRSTMFLVENLLYWSRNELGADVVVKDHFYLEDVFRQIRSMFYPLAKQKKVQLNFNITPGIYLENHRNAMEVIFRNVVHNAIKFSPKGGAVEVYTKRRDNHVLLFIEDEGKGLSPEAFYSDQAIPSSSGTSGEMGSGLGLRITKTLSSKLEIPVYVTTPISGGTRFCFELSSIQPS